The DNA segment GTTTGCGGAGAAGCAGCGTAACTATGTGATTGCTATCGGGTCAAACCTTGATAATCCGGAAGAGCATGTTCGTCGCGCTATTGCCGAGCTGTCAGATTTCGGGGAATGGGTTGATGACGTTTCCTCGCTCTACCGCACCACGCCGGTTTTGGCGCCGGGCCAAGATCCGCAACCGGACTACATCAACGCCGTCGTGTCGATTACCTCGCCAACTCCACCGATGGCAATGCTGGAGTTCCTGCACATGGTTGAAGAAGCCCACGGGCGGACACGTACTGAACATTGGGGCGCACGCACCTTAGATCTTGACATCATCAACGTTTCAGGCGTTGTTTCGGATTATCCGGTGTTGATGTTGCCGCATCCGCGCGCGCATGAGCGTCGCTTTGTACTTGAACCATGGTTGGAGATCGATCCGCTAGCTGACCTCAACGGTACACCTATTTCGCAGTTGCTAGCCGATGTGGCCGATCAACATGTTGTGAAAGTTGGTTTCGGAGATGGAAACTAACGAGCATTATTCGCTTAATCCAACGACGTGGTGGACGCTCTTAGCGTTATTCATTGTCAGCGGTGTAACAGCATTTTTTGTTATCGATACGTGGCTGAGCTACGGGTATGCTCCGGTGCTAATACCAATCTATACCTTTATTGTTCCGGCTCTTATGAGCGTATTTGTGTTGTGGGAAGCATGGAAAGTGCGCTCCTATCGGATGGGGAATCGGCCCTTGAATATGCTCAGTGCAGCTCGGATTTGGTTGCTAGCACAGGCCGCTTCGCGCACTGGTGCCGTGATGGCCGGGGTTTGTGCCGGAGCGACAGCCAGTTACATGAGCTACTTGCACTCTGATGTGATGGTATATCAGGCTATTGCGGTGGGTATCGCAGGTGCCGTATCGGTTGGTATGTCGGTGGCCGGATTTATCGCTGAATTATGGTGTAAAAACGATGACGACGACGAATCGGTCCCGCCTGCTACCGCCGTTTAACTTTTAGGCTAAGTGTAGCTAGTCGATAGCCGCTAGACTAGGTGTATGCGCAATCGTTTATTAGTAGATACTGAATTTCAGCCGGTAGATCCGGCCTTCGTTAAGGTGACATTTATCCGCCATATTATTTGGTGGATATTAGTAGGCATCAGCGTAGGCACGGCCTTTTATTTCTTTGTCGATGATGTATCCAGCTGGTTCGGCATTATGAGTATGATCGTGGTTGGCGGTGTTACGGCAGGCGCTATGTGGGATATGTGGCTTGCAGTCCGCCGGGCTCAAGCGCTGGGATATGTGGAGCTCGAAGATGAGCTTCTGATACGCAAAGGGATCATGTTCCAAGAAGTCACGATGGTTCCCTATGGCCGGATGCAACAGGTAAATCTTGGTACCGGGCCGTTATTGAATGCTTACGGTTTAGCGTCTGTTGAATTAATTACGGCGTCGGCCGGATCAGATGCGTCTATTCCGGGTTTACCACTCGCGGAAGCTGAACGGTTACGGGAAAAGCTGACACGGATGGGTCAAGCGAAGCTGGAAGGTCTGTAATCCATGGCAGGCAAGCAAGCTTTAGGGGAAAACAGTGTACCGGCAGGTGCCTGGCGAAAATTTCACAAGGTAACGCCGCTAGCAGACGCCGGAAGCTTTTGGCTCGCGCTGATCGTTGGTGGTTTCTATATCGCTCTTCAATGGGTTGAAGATGCGTTCAATGATATTGGGTTGTATATCGAGCTTATTACCCCATTCTGGTTGGCGGTTGGCGCTGGTATCTTGCTTGGTGTCACATTAATTTTCCTTGGTATTGGCACAATCATGTGGCGATATAAGTCGTATGCGATTGTGCCGAGCGGAATCCACTACCGCAACGGTGTGTTTATTAAGCAATATCAGCATGTGCGATGGGATCGGATCCAGTCCGTTGAGATCGAACAGAAGCTTTTCGCTCGTATTTTTGGTTTCGGTGCAGTCAAGATCGATGCGGCTGGTTTTAATGAAGACCCAGTGGAGCTCGGTTTACTTCGCCGTGATGAATGCGAACGACTGCGCCAAGAAATCCTGACCGGCTTGGCTGATGCCCGAGCTGGCAAAGATATTACTGCCCGTGACGAGTCTCAAGTTTCGGTAGTCACGCCGGCTGATGAGCATCAGATATATCAACTCCCCACAAAGCGACTAATTGGATCGACTGTTCTTACTGGACATGCGTGGTTTGCGTTTGCTGGTTTGATTTTGGCCGCTGTTTGGCAGTTTGTTTTTGGTAGCGGTTTCTCTATTGGTTTCCTTATCATCATCATTGGTTCAGTGGTTAATTCGATTCAGTATGTTTCACGTTCGTACGGCACCACTTTATTTGTTGCGGAAACGGGGCTGAAATCTCGGCACGGGTTGACGAAACTGGTGACTCGATCGCTACCACCCACGCGCATCCATGCAGTGAGCATAAAGCAACCATTATTGTGGCGACGTTTTGACTGGTGGCAGATTCGCGTCACGGTTGCCGGTGAATCGATATCGGATGCGGTGGAAAATGGGAATATCGGCGCGCTTGTACCATGCGCGAACCGAGAAGAAGTCATGCGGATTC comes from the Arcanobacterium phocisimile genome and includes:
- the folK gene encoding 2-amino-4-hydroxy-6-hydroxymethyldihydropteridine diphosphokinase — its product is MALNDAIRLTGVRAFGTHGVLEAEHRQPQEFVVDVELLVDMERAARTDDVSQTVNYALVADKIVAVIEGEHCDLIETLAHRILNAIMDPRVVSAEVVVHKPNAPIEHPFADVSVSIMREGPLFAEKQRNYVIAIGSNLDNPEEHVRRAIAELSDFGEWVDDVSSLYRTTPVLAPGQDPQPDYINAVVSITSPTPPMAMLEFLHMVEEAHGRTRTEHWGARTLDLDIINVSGVVSDYPVLMLPHPRAHERRFVLEPWLEIDPLADLNGTPISQLLADVADQHVVKVGFGDGN
- a CDS encoding DUF3180 domain-containing protein, with the protein product METNEHYSLNPTTWWTLLALFIVSGVTAFFVIDTWLSYGYAPVLIPIYTFIVPALMSVFVLWEAWKVRSYRMGNRPLNMLSAARIWLLAQAASRTGAVMAGVCAGATASYMSYLHSDVMVYQAIAVGIAGAVSVGMSVAGFIAELWCKNDDDDESVPPATAV
- a CDS encoding PH domain-containing protein; the protein is MRNRLLVDTEFQPVDPAFVKVTFIRHIIWWILVGISVGTAFYFFVDDVSSWFGIMSMIVVGGVTAGAMWDMWLAVRRAQALGYVELEDELLIRKGIMFQEVTMVPYGRMQQVNLGTGPLLNAYGLASVELITASAGSDASIPGLPLAEAERLREKLTRMGQAKLEGL
- a CDS encoding PH domain-containing protein, coding for MAGKQALGENSVPAGAWRKFHKVTPLADAGSFWLALIVGGFYIALQWVEDAFNDIGLYIELITPFWLAVGAGILLGVTLIFLGIGTIMWRYKSYAIVPSGIHYRNGVFIKQYQHVRWDRIQSVEIEQKLFARIFGFGAVKIDAAGFNEDPVELGLLRRDECERLRQEILTGLADARAGKDITARDESQVSVVTPADEHQIYQLPTKRLIGSTVLTGHAWFAFAGLILAAVWQFVFGSGFSIGFLIIIIGSVVNSIQYVSRSYGTTLFVAETGLKSRHGLTKLVTRSLPPTRIHAVSIKQPLLWRRFDWWQIRVTVAGESISDAVENGNIGALVPCANREEVMRILATIFPTLGTDNDALLMHELLYRRGENHYVRTPPKRARWIDPIAATVGGYYANVDVFAIRRGRFWRQVQLIFQDHTQSVAISQGPLQRILGLSSLNVHLLAGPCDGVVKNFAVDDMGQLLREQNQLTKQARAVEVSESIDEWKTRLGLTVQTRERTRGE